The DNA window CTTTCGGGCCAGTAGGCAATGTGTTTTCCCGTCTGAAACGCATTCGGGCACTCATGGGCAAGCGGGTCAAACTGGTGGGCTGGTTTCGCCGCGGCAACACCGCTTGGTTGGATCTGGCCTATATACAGGTGGGATCCGAAAGGATTCACAGTCGCCCGCGCCTGTGGCTAATCCTGTTTGGGGCGGGTGTGGTCTTGGTAGGCATCTGGGGGGCCTTTTATTTCCCCAATCTGGCGTTCTACTTGCGGCAGCAGGGGCGACCTGTGTTTTGGTTTGGTTGAAGGGATTCAGCGGCGGGAGGTGGTAAGCTGAGCTTTCCGTAGGCGCACCGACTTGGGGGTGATCTCTACTAACTCATCCTCACTGATGTACTCGAGGGCCCGCTCCAGATTCATATCCACGGGGGCCTGCAAATGCACCAGTTCTTCTCCCCCCGCCGCGCGGTGGTTGGTCAACTGCTTGGTTTTGCAGACGTTCAACTCCAGATCCTGCGGGCGATTGTGTTCTCCCACCACCATGCCTTTGTAGACACGGGTTCCCGGTGAGATGAAAAACACCCCCCGATCCTCAGCATTTTTGAGGGAGTAGCTGGTGGCGACCCCTTCTTCAAACGCAATCAGCACCCCATTGCGGCGCATCTCCATTTCGGCAGTCATGGGGCGGTACTCCAAAAAGCTGTGGCTCATGATCCCTTCCCCACGGGTCATGCGGATGAACTCACCCCGGAAGCCGATCAACCCCCGTGCCGGAATGACAAATTCCAGTTGCGCCCGCCCATCGGAGCCAACCATCATGTTCTGCATTTCCCCCCGCCGTTGCCCCAACCGTTCGATACAGGATCCCATCGCTGACTCCGGCACATCCAGCACCAAGCACTCGTAGGGTTCGTAGGGTTGGCCGTTCACTTCCCGGAAAATTACCCGTGGCTGCCCCACCTGGAACTCATAGCCTTCCCGCCGCATGGTTTCTAGCAAAATGCCCAAGTGCAGTTCCCCCCGACCCGACACCAAGAAGCGATCCGGGGAGTCGGTTTCTTCCACCCGCAGGGCAACGTTGGTTTCCAATTCCCGCATCAGCCGCTCCCGCAGTTGCCGGGAGGTGACAAAGGTGCCTTCCTGGCCAGCAAAGGGGGAATCGTTCACGCAGAGCACCATCTGCAAGGTGGGCTCATCTACCTTAATCAGGGGTAAGGCTTGTGGATTATCCGGGCTAGTCAGGGTATGACCAATGTTGGCCTCCGCAAATCCAGCCACTGCGACAATGTGCCCAACTGTAGCTTCGGTCAGTTCGATCCGCTGCAACCCCTGAAAGCCAAACAGCTTGGTGACCTTGTTTTTGACGATCTTGCCCTCTTCTTTCACTAGGGCCAGTTGCTCCCCGAGACGGATGGTGCCGTTGTGGATCTTGCCAATCACGATCCGACCCAGATACTCCGAGTACTCCAGGGTGGTGACTTGCAACTGTAGCGGCTTGCTGGCATCGCCAATCGGTGGAGGGACATGCTTCAGGATCCCGTCAAAAAGGGGCTGCATATCCAGGGATCCGCTGTAGTTCCCTGCCAGAAAATCGTTTAGATCGGCCTCTTCGAGGGCAAAGCCCTGTAGCCCAGAGGCAAACAGATAGGGGAAGTCACACTGGTCTTCGTCTGCGCCCAGCTCCAAAAATAGATCTAGCACCTTGTCAATCGCTTTGTAGGGTTCGGCGCGGGGACGGTCGATCTTGTTCACCACCACAATGGGGCGCAACCCTTTTTCCAGGGCCTTACGGAGTACAAACCGGGTTTGCGGCATCGGGCCTTCGTTGGCATCCACAATCAGTAGACACCCCTCCACCATGCCCAGCACCCGTTCCACCTCGCCACCAAAATCAGCGTGGCCGGGCGTATCGACAATATTGATGAGGGTTTCACCGTAGCGAACTGCCGTATTTTTGGAAAGGATGGTGATGCCCCGTTCCCGCTCCAGGGTATTGGAGTCCATCACACAGGTGGGAACTTCCTCCCCCTCCCGAAAGGTGCCCGCTTGCCGCAACAGCGCGTCCACGAGGGTGGTTTTGCCATGATCAACGTGGGCAATGATGGCGACATTACGGATGGGGAGTGACATAAAAATAAGCCAAAAGAGATATGGCCTTTCTGGCTGGGTTGCCGCAGGCATTTCTTTACAACTTTAACGCAAAGGAGCGTTACATTGGTAAACACTCTTAGCTTTGTGCTCAGCACTCCTCACCGGATGGTCTCAGCTGTCTCTTCCGGCAAAAGCCCTAGCTTGCGCCGCAGTTGATTCAAGGTCAGTCGGCTTGCTTCTTGCTGTAAGCCTTGTTGTAAGTCCTCTTGCAGGCCCTCCTCTCTGGAAGCTGGTCTGGTACACCCGTTCCGACCGGGTTTTT is part of the Thermostichus vulcanus str. 'Rupite' genome and encodes:
- the typA gene encoding translational GTPase TypA — translated: MSLPIRNVAIIAHVDHGKTTLVDALLRQAGTFREGEEVPTCVMDSNTLERERGITILSKNTAVRYGETLINIVDTPGHADFGGEVERVLGMVEGCLLIVDANEGPMPQTRFVLRKALEKGLRPIVVVNKIDRPRAEPYKAIDKVLDLFLELGADEDQCDFPYLFASGLQGFALEEADLNDFLAGNYSGSLDMQPLFDGILKHVPPPIGDASKPLQLQVTTLEYSEYLGRIVIGKIHNGTIRLGEQLALVKEEGKIVKNKVTKLFGFQGLQRIELTEATVGHIVAVAGFAEANIGHTLTSPDNPQALPLIKVDEPTLQMVLCVNDSPFAGQEGTFVTSRQLRERLMRELETNVALRVEETDSPDRFLVSGRGELHLGILLETMRREGYEFQVGQPRVIFREVNGQPYEPYECLVLDVPESAMGSCIERLGQRRGEMQNMMVGSDGRAQLEFVIPARGLIGFRGEFIRMTRGEGIMSHSFLEYRPMTAEMEMRRNGVLIAFEEGVATSYSLKNAEDRGVFFISPGTRVYKGMVVGEHNRPQDLELNVCKTKQLTNHRAAGGEELVHLQAPVDMNLERALEYISEDELVEITPKSVRLRKAQLTTSRR